A window of Sagittula sp. P11 genomic DNA:
CGCAGACCTCGGCGTAGATCTTCGCGCCGCGCGCCTTGGCGTGCTCGTATTCCTCAAGCACAACGACACCCGCGCCCTCGCCCATCACGAACCCGTCGCGGTCGGCGTCATAGGGGCGGCTCGCGGCCTTCGGATCGTCGGCGCGCTTGGTCGACAGCGCCTTGCAAGCGTTGAAGCCCGCGATGCCGATCTCGCAGATCGCGCCCTCGGCGCCGCCCGCCAGCATCACGTCCGCATCGCCGTACTTGATCAGCCGGGCCGCGTCGCCGATGGCATGGGCGCCGGTGGAACAGGCGGTCACCACGGCGTGGTTCGGCCCCTTGAAGCCATAGCGGATCGACACGTTGCCCGAAATCAGGTTGATCAGCGCGCCGGGAATGAAGAACGGCGACACGCGCCGCGGCCCCTTGTCCCGGATCAGAAGCGCGGTGTCGGCGATGGAGGACAGGCCCCCGATGCCGGACCCGATCATCACGCCGGTCCGCTCGCGGCTTTCCTCGTCCTCGGGCATCCAGCCCGAGTCACGCACCGCCTGGTCGGCGGCGGCGATGCCGAACTTGATGAACTCGTCGACCTTGCGCTGTTCCTTCTTGTCCATGTAGGCGTCGCAGTTGAACGTCCCGTCGGACCCGTCCCCCAGCGGAACCTCGCAGGCATAGGTGGTGCCCAGGTGGCTCGCGTCGAAACGCGTGATCGGACCGGCGCCCGACTGCCCTTCCAGAAGGCGGCTCCAGCTCGCTTCCACCCCATCGGCCAGAGGGGTGACCAGTCCAAGCCCGGTGACGACGACACGACGTGCCATGGCGGCTCTCTCCATTCTCTTTCTCCGACCCGCTCTTAGCGCGCCTTGGCCCCCATCGGCAAGGCCGCGCGCTCATGGCGCACCGGGGCCACGCGGCATGACCCGGGGCGCGGATCGCGCAGCCGCATCGGCATCTTCCCGCCGACGGGATCGCCGGACCCGCTGCGCCGAAACCGGAAACCCGCGGCCTTCGTGTCTTCTCCATGCGCCGCGCCGGAGGAGGGCCGGCGCGGCAACAACAGAGAGAGGAA
This region includes:
- the fabF gene encoding beta-ketoacyl-ACP synthase II encodes the protein MARRVVVTGLGLVTPLADGVEASWSRLLEGQSGAGPITRFDASHLGTTYACEVPLGDGSDGTFNCDAYMDKKEQRKVDEFIKFGIAAADQAVRDSGWMPEDEESRERTGVMIGSGIGGLSSIADTALLIRDKGPRRVSPFFIPGALINLISGNVSIRYGFKGPNHAVVTACSTGAHAIGDAARLIKYGDADVMLAGGAEGAICEIGIAGFNACKALSTKRADDPKAASRPYDADRDGFVMGEGAGVVVLEEYEHAKARGAKIYAEVCGYGLTGDAYHITAPSETGEGGERSMRAALKDAGLTPADLDYINAHGTSTMADTIELGAVERLLGDHASKVTMSSTKSMTGHLLGAAGAIEAIFSILAIRDQVAPPTINLDNPAVETPVDLVPNAKRERRIAYALSNSFGFGGTNASVIFGKLD